Proteins from one Burkholderia oklahomensis C6786 genomic window:
- a CDS encoding alanyl-tRNA editing protein — MATQALFREDAYLTRCDAVVTAVDEAGIHLDRTVFYPLGGGQAGDSGMLTLPGGATLAVADTRKAKFEGATPDDAVHVLAPGQEALAAGVKPGDAVVAEIDWTPRHRRMRLHTASHLLCAVLPYPVDGCSVTADYARIDFATVEPIDRAFVDARLAELVGGAHPVTTEWITDDEMAERPDLVRTMSVKPPMGLGRVRLLRIGGIDLQPCGGTHVRNTAEIGGLRVAKLEKKSARTRRLVLALA; from the coding sequence ATGGCCACCCAAGCCCTTTTTCGCGAAGACGCTTATCTGACGCGCTGCGACGCGGTCGTCACCGCCGTCGACGAAGCCGGCATCCACCTCGATCGAACCGTGTTCTATCCGCTCGGCGGCGGCCAGGCGGGCGACAGCGGCATGCTGACGCTGCCGGGCGGCGCGACGCTCGCCGTCGCCGACACGCGCAAGGCCAAGTTCGAAGGCGCGACGCCCGACGACGCGGTGCACGTGCTCGCGCCGGGCCAGGAGGCGCTCGCGGCGGGCGTGAAGCCGGGCGACGCGGTCGTCGCCGAGATCGACTGGACGCCGCGCCACCGCCGGATGCGGCTGCACACGGCGAGCCATCTGCTGTGCGCGGTGCTGCCGTATCCGGTCGACGGCTGCAGCGTGACCGCCGACTACGCGCGGATCGACTTCGCGACGGTCGAGCCGATCGACCGCGCGTTCGTCGACGCGCGCCTGGCCGAGCTCGTCGGCGGCGCGCATCCGGTGACGACCGAGTGGATCACCGACGACGAGATGGCCGAGCGTCCGGACCTCGTGCGGACGATGAGCGTGAAGCCGCCGATGGGGCTCGGGCGCGTGCGGCTGCTGCGGATCGGCGGCATCGACCTGCAGCCGTGCGGCGGCACGCACGTGCGCAACACGGCGGAGATCGGCGGGCTGCGCGTCGCGAAGCTCGAAAAGAAGAGCGCGCGCACGCGCCGCCTCGTGCTGGCGCTCGCATGA
- a CDS encoding DUF924 family protein → MTAPHAQGGAHEAAARDYAALDPRARDVLDFWFGAPDDPSFGTARKIWFSGGPALDAQLRERFGALVDAATAGELDAWTRTPLGALALIVVLDQFSRNIHRRTPLAFAADRAALAHAKALVASGGDRALPTGHHRAFAYLPFEHDESPDSQREAVRLCARIKDEAGCAGYHDYALRHAAVIERFGRFPHRNAILGRPSTDEEIAFLKEPGSSF, encoded by the coding sequence ATGACGGCGCCGCACGCGCAAGGCGGCGCGCATGAAGCCGCCGCTCGCGATTACGCGGCGCTCGACCCGCGCGCGCGCGACGTGCTCGACTTCTGGTTCGGCGCGCCCGACGATCCGTCGTTCGGCACGGCGCGCAAGATATGGTTCAGCGGCGGCCCGGCGCTCGACGCGCAATTGCGCGAGCGGTTCGGCGCGCTCGTCGACGCGGCGACGGCGGGCGAGCTCGACGCTTGGACGCGCACGCCGCTCGGCGCGCTCGCGCTCATCGTCGTGCTCGACCAGTTCTCGCGCAACATCCACCGTCGCACGCCGCTCGCGTTCGCGGCCGATCGCGCGGCGCTCGCGCACGCGAAGGCGCTCGTCGCGTCGGGCGGCGACCGCGCGCTGCCGACGGGCCATCACCGCGCGTTCGCGTATCTGCCGTTCGAGCACGACGAGTCGCCCGACAGCCAGCGCGAAGCGGTGCGCCTCTGCGCGCGGATCAAGGACGAGGCGGGTTGCGCCGGCTACCACGACTACGCGCTGCGCCATGCGGCCGTGATCGAGCGCTTCGGGCGCTTCCCGCATCGGAACGCGATCCTCGGCCGGCCGTCGACCGACGAGGAAATCGCGTTCCTGAAGGAGCCCGGCTCGTCGTTCTGA
- the kdpE gene encoding two-component system response regulator KdpE, whose amino-acid sequence MSEPTVTVVLIEDEKQIRRFVRSALEEEGIAVFDAETGRQGLIEAATRKPDLAIVDLGLPDGDGLDVIRELRGWSEMPVIVLSARTHEEEKVAALDAGADDYLTKPFGVSELLARIRAHLRRRNQGGAAESPLVKFGDVSVDLALRRVWRGGEVVHLTPLEYRLLATLVRHAGRVLTHRQLLRDVWGPTHVESHHYLRIYMAHLRQKLEVDPAQPQHIVTETGVGYRLVGAG is encoded by the coding sequence ATGAGTGAACCGACCGTCACCGTCGTCCTGATCGAAGACGAAAAACAAATCCGCCGTTTCGTGCGCAGCGCGCTCGAGGAAGAGGGGATCGCCGTGTTCGACGCCGAAACGGGCCGCCAGGGCCTGATCGAAGCCGCGACGCGCAAGCCCGATCTCGCGATCGTCGATCTCGGCCTGCCGGACGGCGACGGGCTCGACGTGATCCGCGAGCTGCGCGGCTGGTCCGAGATGCCGGTGATCGTGCTGTCGGCGCGCACGCACGAGGAAGAGAAGGTGGCCGCGCTCGACGCGGGCGCCGACGACTACCTGACGAAGCCGTTCGGCGTGTCCGAACTGCTCGCGCGGATACGCGCGCATCTGCGGCGGCGCAATCAGGGCGGCGCGGCCGAGTCGCCGCTCGTGAAGTTCGGCGACGTGTCCGTCGACCTCGCGCTGCGGCGCGTGTGGCGCGGCGGCGAGGTCGTTCATCTGACGCCGCTCGAGTATCGGCTGCTCGCGACGCTCGTGCGGCACGCGGGCCGCGTGCTCACGCACCGGCAGCTGCTGCGCGACGTCTGGGGGCCGACGCACGTCGAGAGCCACCATTACCTGCGGATCTACATGGCGCACCTGCGGCAGAAGCTCGAGGTCGATCCCGCGCAGCCGCAACACATCGTCACCGAGACGGGCGTCGGGTACCGGCTCGTCGGCGCGGGTTGA
- a CDS encoding MFS transporter produces the protein MEDLLEPAYRPTPAETGTAATRADARRNVAAVALGNAVEFFDFGTYATFAVMIGHTFFPTKSAFVSLLLSVSVFGLGFVVRPFGALVIGAYADRAGRKPAMMLTLVMMAVGTGAIAVLPGYETIGIAAPILLVVTRLIQGLAWGGEAGPATTYILEAAPPDRRGAYACWQVATQGFAAVAAGLAGYVLTVLLSEADLYAWGWRVPFVFGLLVLPIGIYIRRRLSDTIDVHGAYGSTREILRELSARHRRPIAIGLMILLGSTITQYFLNYMTTFALTELHLPGGVAMLATLATGAALAVCSLVGGSLSDRFGRRAVLIWPRVLLLLLIFPALQLIVSHPTPAVFLVTLTVLSGLHGMSGAALIVLIAESFPPRVRSTGFSIVYAVAVSLFGGTAQSIVAWLIGSTGNPMAPTGYLLVANAICIAAGWLAVETWPARRAAR, from the coding sequence ATGGAAGACCTGCTTGAACCCGCCTATCGGCCGACGCCTGCCGAGACCGGCACGGCCGCGACGCGCGCCGACGCGCGCCGCAACGTCGCGGCGGTCGCGCTCGGCAACGCGGTCGAGTTCTTCGACTTCGGCACCTACGCGACTTTCGCGGTGATGATCGGCCACACGTTCTTCCCGACGAAGAGCGCGTTCGTGAGCCTGCTGCTGTCGGTGTCCGTGTTCGGGCTCGGCTTCGTCGTGCGGCCGTTCGGCGCGCTCGTGATCGGCGCGTACGCGGACCGCGCGGGCCGCAAGCCCGCGATGATGCTGACGCTCGTGATGATGGCGGTCGGCACGGGCGCGATCGCCGTGCTGCCGGGGTACGAGACGATCGGCATCGCGGCGCCGATCCTGCTCGTCGTCACGCGGCTGATCCAGGGGCTCGCGTGGGGCGGCGAAGCAGGGCCCGCGACGACCTACATCCTCGAGGCGGCGCCGCCCGACAGGCGCGGCGCATATGCGTGCTGGCAGGTCGCGACGCAGGGTTTCGCGGCGGTCGCGGCGGGGCTCGCGGGCTATGTGCTGACGGTCTTGCTGTCCGAGGCCGACCTGTATGCATGGGGCTGGCGCGTGCCGTTCGTGTTCGGCCTCCTGGTGCTGCCGATCGGCATCTACATCCGCCGCCGGCTGTCCGACACGATCGATGTGCACGGCGCGTACGGCTCGACGCGCGAGATCCTGCGCGAGCTGAGCGCGCGGCATCGGCGGCCGATCGCGATCGGCCTGATGATCCTGCTCGGCAGCACGATCACGCAGTACTTCCTCAACTACATGACGACGTTCGCGCTGACCGAACTGCATCTGCCGGGCGGCGTCGCGATGCTCGCGACGCTCGCGACAGGCGCGGCGCTCGCCGTGTGCTCGCTCGTCGGCGGCAGCTTGTCGGATCGCTTCGGACGCCGCGCGGTCCTGATCTGGCCGCGCGTGCTGCTGTTGCTGCTGATCTTCCCGGCGCTGCAGCTGATCGTGTCGCATCCGACGCCTGCCGTCTTCCTCGTCACGCTGACCGTGCTGTCCGGCCTGCACGGCATGAGCGGCGCGGCGCTCATCGTGCTGATCGCAGAGAGCTTCCCGCCGCGGGTGCGCTCGACCGGATTCTCGATCGTCTACGCGGTCGCGGTGTCGCTGTTCGGCGGCACCGCGCAAAGCATCGTCGCCTGGCTCATCGGCAGCACCGGCAATCCGATGGCGCCGACGGGCTACCTGCTCGTCGCGAATGCGATCTGCATCGCGGCGGGCTGGCTCGCCGTCGAGACCTGGCCGGCCCGGCGCGCCGCGCGCTAG
- a CDS encoding ABC transporter permease, producing the protein MTAAGKAMPAGRRFGLVDLLRQAGRMTLRDWRAGELTLVALALVLAVAALTSVGFLADRLRQGLERDARRMLGADFVVRADHPVDPAFALEARALGLSVATTAIFPSMVGAPNPPAAESDANAMPPVRLAAVKAVSAGYPLRGAVEIAPDANAPGHSAGSIPASGTVWVDPSLLDALHLKVGDALRVGGRTFTVGAAITRELDRGFSFVNFSPRVMLRADELESTGLTGYGSRVTYRLLVAGDDAAVERFARYAHARVDGGKLRGVALESLQEGQPQVRQTLDRARHFLTLVALLTALLAAVAIAMSAQRYMRRHLDGCAAMRCLGASRRTLSALFAIEFVLLGVVGGLAGAALGYAGHLVLLYALGSLIDVVLPPPSVWPAAIGVATGLVLLLGFALPPLAPLTRVPPVRVLRREWGDAGRVAWAGYAVGIALFAALLIAAAGNLTLGLIVAGGFAGSLVLFALVARLALFAAARLVRDGRVAAGLGWRYALASLDRRGAASALQITALALGLMCLLLIAITRNDLVAGWRQSTPPDAPNQFLIDIQPDQRDDVVRYLAANGIANPALSPMVRGRLLSVNGKPVNPDDYKSDDARRLVDREFNLSYTTQLPGDNRIVAGDWFGATNAPQISIEAGLAKTLGVKPGDTLRFDVTGLTVDAPVTSVRKLDWGTFRVNFFVLMPPAALRDFPATYITSFHLPSARQRVLDGLIAQYPNLTAIDVAPILAQLERVLLQVIGAVQFLFGFTLAAGVLVLYTALAGSRDERVREAALMRALGASRAQVIAVQRAEFIVVGVLAGAMAAAGALAVGAVLASRVFDFQLAPNPWLVPAGIAAGVACAGAAGWLGLRGVLRRPVLQSLRDA; encoded by the coding sequence TTGACGGCGGCGGGCAAAGCGATGCCGGCCGGCCGCCGCTTCGGCCTCGTCGACCTGCTGCGCCAGGCGGGGCGGATGACGCTGCGCGACTGGCGCGCGGGCGAGCTGACGCTCGTTGCGCTCGCGCTCGTGCTCGCCGTCGCGGCGCTCACTAGCGTCGGCTTTCTTGCCGACAGGCTGCGCCAAGGGCTCGAGCGCGACGCGCGCCGGATGCTCGGCGCGGACTTCGTCGTGCGGGCCGATCATCCGGTCGATCCGGCGTTCGCCCTCGAAGCGCGCGCGCTCGGCCTGTCGGTCGCGACGACCGCGATCTTCCCGAGCATGGTCGGCGCGCCCAATCCGCCCGCCGCCGAATCCGACGCGAACGCAATGCCGCCCGTGCGGCTCGCGGCCGTGAAGGCCGTGTCGGCCGGCTACCCGCTGCGCGGCGCGGTCGAGATCGCGCCCGACGCCAATGCGCCCGGCCATTCCGCCGGCTCGATCCCGGCTTCGGGCACCGTGTGGGTCGACCCGTCGCTCCTCGACGCGCTGCATCTGAAAGTCGGCGACGCGCTGCGCGTCGGCGGCCGCACGTTCACGGTCGGCGCGGCGATCACCCGCGAGCTCGATCGCGGCTTCTCGTTCGTCAATTTCTCGCCGCGCGTGATGCTGCGCGCGGACGAGCTCGAGTCGACGGGGCTCACCGGCTACGGCAGCCGCGTCACGTATCGCCTCCTCGTCGCGGGCGACGACGCGGCTGTCGAACGCTTCGCGCGCTACGCGCATGCGCGCGTCGACGGCGGCAAGCTGCGCGGCGTCGCGCTCGAATCGCTGCAGGAAGGCCAGCCGCAGGTGCGGCAGACGCTCGACCGCGCCCGCCATTTCCTCACGCTCGTCGCGCTCCTGACGGCGCTGCTCGCGGCCGTCGCGATCGCGATGTCCGCGCAGCGCTACATGCGCCGCCATCTCGACGGCTGCGCGGCGATGCGCTGCCTCGGCGCGAGCCGCCGCACGCTGTCGGCGCTGTTCGCGATCGAATTCGTGCTGCTCGGCGTCGTCGGCGGCCTCGCGGGCGCGGCGCTCGGCTACGCCGGCCATCTCGTGCTGCTGTACGCGCTCGGCAGCCTGATCGACGTCGTGCTGCCGCCGCCTTCCGTGTGGCCGGCGGCGATCGGCGTCGCGACGGGGCTCGTGCTGCTGCTCGGCTTCGCGCTGCCGCCGCTCGCGCCGTTGACGCGCGTGCCGCCCGTGCGGGTGCTGCGCCGCGAGTGGGGCGACGCGGGCCGCGTCGCGTGGGCGGGCTACGCCGTGGGCATCGCGCTCTTCGCGGCGCTGCTCATCGCAGCGGCGGGCAACCTGACGCTCGGCCTCATCGTCGCAGGCGGCTTCGCGGGCAGCCTCGTGCTGTTCGCGCTCGTCGCGCGGCTCGCGCTCTTCGCGGCCGCGCGGCTCGTGCGCGACGGCCGCGTCGCGGCGGGGCTCGGCTGGCGCTACGCGCTCGCCTCGCTCGACCGGCGCGGCGCCGCGAGCGCGCTGCAGATCACCGCGCTCGCGCTCGGCCTGATGTGCCTGCTCCTCATCGCGATCACGCGCAACGATCTCGTCGCCGGCTGGCGGCAGTCGACGCCGCCCGACGCGCCGAACCAGTTCCTGATCGATATCCAGCCCGACCAGCGCGACGACGTCGTCCGCTATCTCGCGGCGAACGGCATCGCGAATCCGGCGCTGTCGCCGATGGTGCGCGGGCGGCTGCTGTCGGTGAACGGCAAGCCGGTGAATCCGGACGACTACAAGAGCGACGATGCGCGCCGCCTCGTCGATCGCGAATTCAACCTGTCGTACACGACGCAGTTGCCGGGCGACAACCGGATCGTCGCGGGCGACTGGTTCGGCGCGACGAACGCGCCGCAGATCTCGATCGAGGCGGGGCTCGCGAAGACGCTCGGCGTGAAGCCCGGCGACACGCTGCGCTTCGACGTGACGGGCCTGACCGTCGACGCGCCCGTGACGAGCGTGCGCAAGCTCGATTGGGGCACGTTCCGCGTGAACTTCTTCGTGCTGATGCCGCCCGCCGCGCTGCGCGATTTTCCGGCGACCTACATCACGAGTTTCCATCTGCCGTCCGCCCGGCAGCGCGTGCTCGACGGCCTGATCGCCCAGTATCCGAACCTGACGGCGATCGACGTCGCGCCGATCCTCGCGCAGCTCGAGCGCGTGCTGCTGCAGGTGATCGGCGCGGTGCAGTTCCTGTTCGGCTTCACGCTCGCGGCGGGCGTGCTCGTGCTGTACACGGCGCTCGCGGGCTCGCGCGACGAGCGCGTGCGCGAGGCCGCGCTGATGCGCGCGCTCGGCGCGTCGCGCGCGCAGGTGATCGCCGTGCAGCGCGCGGAGTTCATCGTCGTCGGCGTGCTCGCGGGCGCGATGGCGGCGGCGGGCGCGCTCGCGGTCGGCGCGGTGCTCGCGTCGCGGGTGTTCGATTTCCAGCTCGCGCCCAACCCGTGGCTCGTGCCGGCCGGCATCGCGGCGGGCGTCGCATGCGCGGGCGCGGCGGGGTGGCTCGGCCTGCGCGGCGTGCTGCGCCGCCCGGTGCTGCAATCGTTGCGCGATGCATGA
- a CDS encoding amidase, protein MPELLDLTACSLAELFKTRSVTPADYADALLDHIDRWEPHLNALCRFDPARVREQALASTRRWAAGAPLSEIDGVPVTIKELIATRGDPVAQGSAAAADAPPATVDAPAAMRLREAGAVVIGKTTVPDYAMLSSGLSSLYGITRNPWRLDLNPGGSSSGAAAAAAAGYGPLHVGTDIGGSIRLPAGWCGIVGFKPSNGRISIDPYYTGRCAGPMTRTLDDAALLMRFLSRPDWRDATSLPPETIDWSIAPADVKGMRVGLMLDAGCGIAPAPEIVAAVEAAAECFAAHGARIVAAPPVLSRGMLDGLDRFWQARLWADLERLPDAARERILPYILAWAGRGASVSGVDAVRGFGATFEMRAAAARLFQSVDAVLSPTNVVAGFPAEWAGPTHDPAQPFEHIAFTVPWNMGEQPALSINCGFARNGMPIGLQIVGPRFADRLVLQLGKAYENWRGEMPRWPAPPH, encoded by the coding sequence ATGCCCGAGCTGCTCGACCTGACCGCCTGCTCGCTTGCCGAGCTGTTCAAGACCCGCAGCGTGACGCCCGCCGATTACGCGGACGCGCTGCTCGACCATATCGACCGTTGGGAGCCGCATCTGAACGCGCTGTGCCGCTTCGATCCGGCGCGCGTGCGCGAGCAGGCGCTCGCGTCGACGCGCCGCTGGGCGGCGGGCGCGCCGTTGAGCGAGATCGACGGCGTGCCGGTGACGATCAAGGAGCTGATCGCGACGCGGGGCGATCCGGTCGCGCAAGGCTCGGCGGCGGCCGCCGACGCGCCGCCCGCGACCGTCGACGCGCCCGCCGCGATGCGGCTGCGCGAGGCGGGCGCGGTCGTGATCGGCAAGACGACGGTGCCCGATTACGCGATGCTGTCGTCGGGACTGTCGAGCCTGTACGGCATCACGCGCAACCCGTGGCGGCTCGATCTCAATCCGGGCGGCTCGAGCAGCGGCGCGGCGGCGGCGGCGGCGGCGGGCTACGGGCCGCTGCACGTCGGCACCGACATCGGCGGGTCGATCCGGCTGCCGGCCGGCTGGTGCGGGATCGTCGGCTTCAAGCCGTCGAACGGGCGGATTTCGATCGATCCGTACTACACGGGCCGCTGCGCGGGGCCGATGACGCGCACGCTCGATGACGCCGCGCTGCTGATGCGCTTCCTGTCGCGCCCGGACTGGCGCGACGCGACGAGCCTGCCGCCCGAGACGATCGACTGGTCGATCGCGCCCGCCGACGTGAAGGGGATGCGGGTCGGCCTGATGCTCGACGCCGGCTGCGGGATCGCGCCGGCGCCGGAGATCGTCGCCGCGGTCGAGGCGGCAGCCGAGTGCTTCGCCGCGCACGGCGCGCGGATCGTCGCGGCGCCGCCGGTTCTGTCGCGCGGGATGCTCGACGGCCTCGACCGTTTCTGGCAGGCGCGGCTGTGGGCCGACCTCGAACGCCTGCCCGACGCGGCGCGCGAGCGCATCCTGCCGTACATCCTCGCGTGGGCGGGGCGGGGCGCGTCGGTGTCCGGCGTCGACGCGGTGCGCGGCTTCGGCGCGACGTTCGAGATGCGCGCGGCCGCCGCGCGGCTGTTCCAGTCGGTCGACGCGGTGCTGTCGCCCACCAACGTCGTCGCCGGCTTCCCGGCCGAGTGGGCGGGGCCGACCCATGACCCGGCGCAGCCGTTCGAGCACATCGCGTTCACGGTTCCGTGGAACATGGGCGAGCAGCCGGCACTGTCGATCAACTGCGGCTTCGCGCGCAACGGGATGCCGATCGGCCTGCAGATCGTCGGACCGCGCTTTGCCGACCGCCTCGTGCTGCAGCTCGGCAAGGCGTACGAGAACTGGCGCGGCGAGATGCCGCGCTGGCCGGCGCCGCCTCACTGA
- a CDS encoding DUF4126 domain-containing protein: MVEAISLGAGLAWASGLRLYLTVLIAGVFARAGLIHLPDTLAVLTSPWVIGAAAALAIAEFLADKIPAFDSLWDAVHTFIRIPAGAVLAAGSLGHADPTLLVIAGLAGGTLAGSAHIAKAGTRALINLSPEPISNWIASTTEDGLAVGGLALAFFVPLLFIALMIGFLAFSAWALPRLWRGVSGGFRGMANHMVSRLNSIGSKRD; the protein is encoded by the coding sequence ATGGTCGAAGCCATTTCGCTCGGCGCGGGGCTCGCGTGGGCGAGCGGCCTGCGCCTCTATCTCACCGTGCTGATCGCGGGGGTGTTCGCGCGCGCCGGTCTCATTCATCTGCCCGATACGCTCGCGGTGCTGACCTCGCCATGGGTGATCGGCGCGGCCGCCGCGCTCGCGATCGCCGAATTCCTCGCCGACAAGATCCCCGCGTTCGATTCGCTATGGGACGCGGTCCACACGTTCATCCGGATTCCCGCGGGCGCCGTGCTCGCGGCGGGCTCGCTCGGCCACGCCGATCCGACGCTCCTCGTGATCGCCGGCCTCGCGGGCGGCACGCTCGCCGGCTCCGCGCACATCGCGAAGGCGGGCACGCGCGCGCTCATCAACCTGTCGCCGGAACCGATCTCGAACTGGATCGCGTCGACGACCGAAGACGGGCTCGCGGTCGGCGGGCTCGCGCTCGCCTTCTTCGTGCCGCTCTTGTTCATCGCGCTGATGATCGGCTTTCTCGCGTTTTCCGCGTGGGCGCTGCCGCGGCTGTGGCGCGGCGTGTCGGGCGGTTTTCGCGGGATGGCGAACCACATGGTGTCGAGGCTGAATTCGATCGGGAGCAAGCGCGATTGA
- a CDS encoding DUF333 domain-containing protein: MLARLLCGCALGIGAAAALAQPLPSNRSTALANPASVNCEKLGGKVVIHDGPRGQFGICVFKDGRECDEWVLYRDDRCVQLDAHGWPIAQHGRKPEPK; the protein is encoded by the coding sequence ATGCTCGCCCGTCTACTGTGCGGTTGCGCATTGGGCATCGGCGCCGCGGCGGCGCTCGCGCAGCCGCTGCCGTCGAATCGGTCGACGGCGCTCGCCAATCCGGCGTCGGTGAATTGCGAAAAGCTCGGCGGCAAGGTGGTGATCCACGACGGCCCGCGGGGTCAGTTCGGGATCTGCGTGTTCAAGGACGGGCGCGAATGCGACGAATGGGTGCTCTACCGCGACGACCGCTGCGTGCAGCTCGACGCGCACGGCTGGCCGATCGCGCAGCATGGCCGGAAGCCCGAGCCGAAGTGA
- a CDS encoding group II truncated hemoglobin produces MTDVTDDAPSQPTAFELVGGEARVRELVDRFYDLMDLEPEFAGIRALHPPTLDGSRDKLFWFLCGWLGGPDHYIERFGHPRLRARHLPFPIASSERDQWLRCIAWAMEDAGLDEPLRERLMHSFYDTADWMRNRPG; encoded by the coding sequence ATGACCGATGTAACCGATGACGCGCCGTCGCAGCCGACGGCGTTCGAACTCGTGGGCGGCGAGGCGCGCGTGCGCGAGCTCGTCGACCGTTTTTACGACCTGATGGATCTCGAGCCCGAATTCGCCGGGATTCGCGCGCTGCATCCGCCGACGCTCGACGGCTCGCGCGACAAGCTGTTCTGGTTCCTGTGCGGCTGGCTTGGCGGCCCCGATCACTACATCGAGCGCTTCGGCCATCCGCGGCTGCGCGCGCGGCATCTGCCGTTTCCGATCGCGTCGTCCGAGCGCGACCAGTGGCTGCGCTGCATCGCGTGGGCGATGGAGGACGCGGGGCTCGACGAGCCGCTGCGCGAGCGCCTGATGCACTCGTTCTACGACACGGCCGACTGGATGCGAAACCGTCCTGGTTGA
- the sugE gene encoding quaternary ammonium compound efflux SMR transporter SugE yields MPWLWLLVAGLLEVAWAAGLKSSEGFTRLGPSVFTIVTALGSFGLLAVAMRELPLGTAYAVWTGIGAVGAFIFGIVMLGEAVTLARIASASLIVVGLVGLKLSSAG; encoded by the coding sequence ATGCCTTGGCTGTGGCTTCTCGTCGCCGGTCTGCTCGAAGTTGCGTGGGCGGCCGGTCTCAAATCGTCCGAGGGCTTCACGCGTCTCGGTCCCTCCGTTTTCACGATCGTCACCGCGCTCGGCAGCTTCGGGCTTCTCGCCGTCGCGATGCGCGAGCTGCCGCTCGGCACCGCGTATGCGGTCTGGACGGGCATCGGCGCTGTCGGCGCGTTCATTTTCGGAATCGTGATGCTCGGCGAAGCGGTGACGCTCGCACGCATCGCGAGCGCGTCGCTGATCGTCGTCGGGCTCGTCGGCCTGAAGCTGTCGTCGGCCGGCTGA